The DNA window ACGACTCAGTGATTGAGAATTAACGCTCAAAGGCCCCGATCCCTTGGATCGGGGCCTTTGTCGTGATTGGCTTGCATAGTTGTCGACGTTGCGCAGGTGAAGGAATCTTTACGGAGAATTCGCGGGATTCCGGCTAGGTTGCATCTCGATAACAACCTTTACTGAGGGACAACTTTCGGACCGCGGAGGCCGTCTTCGGGTCTAGGCTACATCTCATGTGAGACAGGCCACATGCCCGCTGGGGGGATTTGGCGGTCTGGCCGGCGCCCACAGCGGCGGTCTTTTCCACACTCAAAAGAAACAAGGAGGCGGAATGCGCTTCGGCCGTATTTCCAAAGCAGTGGGCGTCGCAGCGGTTGCTGCTCTAGCTCTCAGCGCCTGCGCGGGCAACACCGGGACAACCCCGACGAGCGCCACAGCAGGTAAGCAGGGTGGCAACGCCACCGTCGTTGAAGTCAACGCTTTCTCGTCGTTCAACCAAGGATCTGCCGACGGAAACAGCGACATCAACGGCAACATCAGCTACATCACGCATTCGGGCTTCTACTACGTGGACGACAAGCTCAACGTTGTCCACAACGACAAGTTCGGCAAATACGAAAAGGTCTCCGATAATCCGCTGACGGTCAAGTACACCGTCAATGAAGGCGTGAAGTGGTCTGACGGCGAAGCTATCGACGCCGGCGACCTCCTCCTCTCCTGGGCGGCCAACTCTGGCTACTACGACGACGCCAACGCCGACGCGAAGACGGGCACCACGTACTTCACCACCGCCGCCGACACCAGCGGGCTGAACCTGACCGAGTTCCCCGAAGTCGGCGACGACGGCCGGTCCATCACGCTCAAGTACTCCAAGCCCTTCGCTGACTGGGAAATCGCCTTTGACATGGACCTGCCGGCGCATGTCGTGGCCAAGAAGGGCGGCCTGGCCGACGAGAAGGCACTGATCGACCTCCTTAAGAAGACCCCGCGCGGCGACGCCAAGGCGCCGAAGGTCAACGCCGAACTCAAGAAGGTCGCCGACTTCTGGAACCACGGCTTCGACACCAAGACGCTGCCGAGTGATCCCTCCCTATACCTCTCAAGCGGTCCCTACATCGTCAAGAGCATCGAGCAGGATGCGTCCATGACGCTCGTCAAGAACAAGGACTACACCTGGGGTCCCGAGACCCACCTGGATGAAATCACCATCCGCTACATCGGCTCCGCACCCGCAGCTGTCCAGGCACTCAAGAACGGCGAGGCGGACGTCATCGCCCCGCAGCCCTCGGCTGACACGCTGGAGCAGCTCAAGGCACTGGAAAGCCAGGGCGTGACCACCGAGAGCTACGGCGAACTCGCCTATGACCACCTGGACCTGAACTTCTCCGGCCCGTTCAAGGACAAGAAGGTCCGTGAAGCGTTCATGAAGACGGTTCCGCGCCAGGACATCGTGGACAAGATCGTCAAGAAGCTGGACCCGAATTCCAAACCGCTGGACTCGGAGCTCTTCCTGCCGTCCCAGGCCAAGTACGCCGACTCCGTCAAGAACAACGGTTCCGCGAACTACGGCTCCGTTGACATCGCCGGCGCCAAGGAACTCCTCGCCGGAGCCACGCCGGAAATCAAGATCATGTACAACAAGGACAACCCCAACCGGGTTGATGCCTTCTCGCTGATCCGCGAATCGGCCACCAAGGCCGGCTTCAAGATCGTCGACGGCGGCCTGGGGGCTTCCGACTGGAGCGGCCACCTAGGCG is part of the Arthrobacter sp. KBS0703 genome and encodes:
- a CDS encoding ABC transporter family substrate-binding protein; the protein is MRFGRISKAVGVAAVAALALSACAGNTGTTPTSATAGKQGGNATVVEVNAFSSFNQGSADGNSDINGNISYITHSGFYYVDDKLNVVHNDKFGKYEKVSDNPLTVKYTVNEGVKWSDGEAIDAGDLLLSWAANSGYYDDANADAKTGTTYFTTAADTSGLNLTEFPEVGDDGRSITLKYSKPFADWEIAFDMDLPAHVVAKKGGLADEKALIDLLKKTPRGDAKAPKVNAELKKVADFWNHGFDTKTLPSDPSLYLSSGPYIVKSIEQDASMTLVKNKDYTWGPETHLDEITIRYIGSAPAAVQALKNGEADVIAPQPSADTLEQLKALESQGVTTESYGELAYDHLDLNFSGPFKDKKVREAFMKTVPRQDIVDKIVKKLDPNSKPLDSELFLPSQAKYADSVKNNGSANYGSVDIAGAKELLAGATPEIKIMYNKDNPNRVDAFSLIRESATKAGFKIVDGGLGASDWSGHLGDGSYDATIFGWINSGVGVSGVPQIFKSTGGSNFNGFKSAEADKLMDELIVTTDKGKQDDLTAQIDKHIWDEAYGVPLFQTVGVAAFSDRVTGVKSSPGQRGVWWNVWDWQVK